A genomic region of Acidobacteriota bacterium contains the following coding sequences:
- a CDS encoding DUF1592 domain-containing protein, translating to MPPGGPVPGGSMRRAQFARTVCRAVGLLSAVCLLFVPAAGAQPAAAPEPPDPEWQRALIQRYCLTCHNDRLETAGLTFEGLDLARVGEAPAVWETVVRKLRAGAMPPPPRPRPNAATYDRFVAWLETELDGAAAADPNPGRTEAFHRLNRTEYHHAVRDLLDLPIDVAELLPADGASYGFDNIAGVLGLSPTLLERYLAAARRISRVAVGRPAPSATAEVFRLPSDLSQDDRMPGLPFGTRGGGQFRHNFPEDGEYVIAVSLARDAGDALAAFTLEHALELSLDGELIGTFTVGEPPPDAPRDSDAYRDWRARQRNADADWEVRVPVGAGPHVLQATFVRQTYAYPETQRQPYLRPYTSITGGDTRVQPYLGSVTVTGPYAATGAPPADTTPSRQRVFSCRPEGDSAEVARECARTIMARLARQAWRRPVSPDEVDSLLRFYDEGTADGGFEAGIEMALRWLLASPEFVLRVERDPPGVEPGESYAVSDLELASRLSFFLWSSLPDDELLAAAEAGRLRNPDELERQARRMLADERATALVTSFAGQWLYLRNIPAVVPDEDLFPDVGEGLRDAMLRETELFVEHVFLGDRSVLELLTADYTFVNERLARHYGIPGVYGGDFRRVALANEARRGLLGHASILSVTAYPNRTSPVLRGKWVLENLLGTPPAAPPPDVPSLEETAGDGAPLSMREATELHRAAPACASCHRLMDPPGFALEQFDAVGRFRTRTVTNQPIDATGELPDGTTFDGAAGLRDALLRRPDRFVGTLVEKLLTYALGRGVEYYDAPAVRAITRAAAAEDYRFSAIVTEIVRSLPFRMRTALPRPAAVAE from the coding sequence ATGCCGCCCGGCGGGCCTGTACCTGGCGGATCGATGAGACGCGCGCAGTTTGCCCGAACGGTTTGCCGAGCCGTCGGCCTGCTGTCCGCCGTCTGCCTCCTCTTCGTCCCGGCGGCCGGCGCGCAGCCGGCTGCGGCACCCGAGCCGCCGGACCCGGAATGGCAGCGCGCGCTGATCCAGCGCTACTGCCTCACTTGCCATAACGACCGGCTGGAGACAGCCGGACTGACGTTCGAGGGGCTGGACCTCGCCCGGGTCGGTGAGGCGCCCGCCGTCTGGGAGACCGTGGTGCGCAAGCTGCGTGCCGGCGCCATGCCGCCGCCACCGCGCCCCCGGCCGAACGCGGCAACGTACGATCGGTTCGTCGCCTGGCTGGAAACCGAGCTCGATGGGGCCGCGGCCGCCGACCCCAATCCGGGGCGGACCGAAGCGTTCCATCGTTTGAACCGGACGGAGTACCACCACGCGGTCCGCGATCTGCTGGATCTCCCTATCGACGTCGCCGAACTGTTGCCGGCCGACGGTGCCAGTTACGGCTTCGACAACATTGCGGGTGTGCTCGGGCTGTCACCGACACTCCTCGAGCGCTACCTCGCCGCGGCCCGCAGGATCAGCCGCGTCGCGGTGGGACGGCCGGCGCCGTCGGCCACCGCCGAGGTCTTCCGCCTGCCGAGCGACCTGTCCCAGGACGACCGCATGCCGGGGCTGCCCTTCGGTACACGCGGCGGCGGACAGTTCCGCCACAACTTCCCGGAGGATGGCGAGTACGTAATCGCGGTCAGCCTCGCGCGCGATGCGGGCGACGCGCTCGCCGCGTTCACCCTCGAGCACGCGCTGGAGCTAAGCCTCGACGGCGAGTTGATTGGCACGTTCACGGTCGGTGAGCCACCACCCGACGCGCCGCGCGACAGCGACGCGTACCGCGACTGGCGGGCGCGGCAGCGCAACGCCGACGCCGATTGGGAAGTGCGGGTGCCGGTCGGCGCCGGACCCCACGTGCTGCAGGCAACTTTCGTCCGGCAGACGTACGCCTATCCCGAAACGCAGCGCCAGCCCTACCTGCGGCCGTACACGAGCATCACCGGCGGCGATACGCGCGTTCAACCGTACCTCGGCAGCGTCACCGTCACCGGGCCCTACGCGGCGACCGGCGCGCCCCCGGCGGATACGACGCCGAGCCGGCAGCGGGTCTTTTCCTGTCGACCGGAGGGAGACTCGGCGGAAGTGGCGCGGGAATGCGCGCGCACGATCATGGCCCGCCTTGCGCGACAGGCCTGGCGCCGTCCGGTGTCGCCCGACGAGGTCGACAGCCTCCTCCGTTTCTACGATGAAGGGACGGCCGACGGCGGTTTTGAGGCGGGAATCGAGATGGCGCTGCGCTGGCTGCTCGCCAGCCCGGAGTTCGTCCTGCGCGTCGAGCGCGATCCGCCAGGGGTGGAACCGGGCGAGTCGTATGCGGTGAGCGACCTCGAACTGGCATCGCGCCTGTCGTTCTTCCTCTGGAGCAGCCTGCCGGACGACGAGTTGCTCGCCGCCGCGGAGGCCGGCCGTCTCCGGAATCCGGACGAACTGGAGCGCCAGGCGCGCCGGATGCTGGCCGACGAGCGCGCCACGGCGCTCGTTACGAGCTTCGCTGGCCAGTGGCTCTACCTCCGGAACATCCCGGCCGTGGTGCCGGACGAAGACCTCTTCCCGGATGTCGGCGAGGGACTGCGCGACGCGATGTTGCGGGAGACCGAGCTGTTCGTGGAGCACGTTTTCCTGGGGGACCGGAGCGTGCTCGAGCTGCTGACCGCGGATTACACGTTCGTCAACGAACGGCTCGCGCGGCACTACGGCATCCCGGGCGTTTACGGCGGCGACTTCCGCCGCGTCGCGCTGGCGAACGAGGCGCGCCGCGGCCTTCTCGGGCACGCGAGCATCCTGTCGGTCACCGCCTATCCGAACCGGACGTCTCCGGTGCTGCGCGGCAAGTGGGTACTGGAGAATCTGCTCGGCACGCCGCCTGCCGCGCCCCCGCCGGACGTCCCGTCGCTCGAGGAGACGGCGGGCGACGGCGCGCCGCTGTCGATGCGCGAGGCAACCGAACTTCACCGCGCGGCGCCCGCTTGCGCCAGTTGCCACCGGTTGATGGATCCACCCGGCTTTGCCCTGGAGCAGTTCGATGCGGTCGGCCGCTTCCGCACCCGCACCGTGACGAATCAGCCGATCGATGCGACCGGCGAGTTGCCGGACGGAACGACTTTCGACGGCGCCGCCGGATTGCGCGATGCGCTGCTGCGACGGCCGGACCGGTTCGTCGGCACGCTCGTGGAGAAACTGCTGACCTATGCGCTGGGCCGCGGCGTGGAGTACTACGATGCCCCGGCGGTCCGGGCGATCACCCGCGCGGCCGCGGCGGAGGACTACCGTTTCTCGGCGATCGTCACCGAAATCGTCAGGAGCCTCCCGTTCCGGATGCGAACCGCATTGCCCCGGCCCGCCGCCGTGGCAGAATAG
- a CDS encoding SMP-30/gluconolactonase/LRE family protein, producing MDRLQEREPPRETDVLGDGMVLNPLPDRWVGREFFPGERKVEGVGDVLGVSDPAPGQHDADPAAKGHHRDRAGRPQPGWRSLPVAMLSPVHPPDGEGHRHRRNEAGQLEADDGVVDVADGPREDEERAGHQVHRERHKGPRQQPVDHLAYVLVPEGEAEKPEIDHANGSDNGSDPEDVERLSDRREPGDGAEQIDHPLPGGRFREQLRQGVPHVGCILYYGQNPTDRGGSRMRRVSFPTAAFAALLALAGLLVGCGGGSEPPASAPIPATEPPPAPPAAAMLPDEIVAERGGFIPEGVEFDMMNGRLLTGSLSEGSVYEVHPDGRVTPLVEDEELVSSVGIEADEPRDRLLVANADRSVFQSGGMGQAKLGVYNLTTGERITMVDLAAVAEAGDDAVHFANDVAVSDDGTAYVTDTRLNALYRVTADYEASLFHRFDDGGAGPNGIVHHPGGYLLVARGATLWKVPLADPAASSEVTLPQEVPGQDGMVWSAGRLAIVSNSANQVVALTSDDDWATASVAGVAPFETQGTTAAVVGDDVYVVHPHFADEDPPSITRVTFE from the coding sequence ATGGATCGACTCCAGGAACGGGAACCACCACGTGAAACCGATGTGCTGGGCGATGGGATGGTCCTGAATCCACTGCCAGATCGATGGGTAGGCCGCGAGTTCTTCCCAGGCGAACGGAAAGTAGAAGGGGTCGGTGATGTACTCGGAGTAAGCGATCCAGCGCCCGGCCAGCATGACGCCGATCCAGCAGCAAAGGGACACCACCGCGATCGCGCGGGCCGTCCCCAGCCGGGCTGGCGTTCGCTCCCAGTAGCCATGCTCTCGCCGGTTCATCCACCAGATGGCGAAGGCCATCGCCACCGCCGGAATGAGGCAGGCCAGCTTGAAGCTGACGACGGGGTTGTAGACGTAGCGGACGGGCCGCGCGAGGACGAAGAGCGAGCCGGTCACCAGGTTCACCGCGAGCGCCACAAAGGTCCACGGCAACAGCCGGTGGATCATCTCGCTTACGTTCTGGTTCCGGAGGGCGAGGCCGAGAAACCGGAGATCGACCATGCCAATGGATCCGACAACGGCAGCGATCCCGAGGATGTGGAACGACTGAGCGATCGGAGGGAGCCCGGGGACGGTGCTGAGCAGATAGACCATCCACTCCCGGGTGGGCGATTCCGCGAGCAGTTGCGCCAGGGTGTCCCGCATGTCGGCTGCATCCTATACTACGGACAGAACCCTACGGACAGAGGAGGCTCCCGTATGCGTAGAGTGTCTTTCCCGACTGCCGCGTTCGCCGCGCTCCTGGCCCTGGCAGGTCTGCTTGTCGGTTGTGGCGGCGGATCCGAGCCGCCGGCGTCGGCGCCGATCCCGGCGACCGAGCCGCCGCCCGCCCCTCCGGCGGCGGCGATGCTGCCGGACGAGATCGTGGCCGAGCGGGGCGGCTTCATCCCGGAAGGGGTGGAGTTCGACATGATGAACGGCCGGTTGCTTACCGGCTCGCTCTCCGAGGGCTCGGTCTACGAGGTGCATCCGGACGGACGGGTGACGCCGCTGGTCGAAGACGAAGAGCTGGTTTCCTCGGTTGGGATCGAGGCGGATGAGCCACGCGACCGCCTTCTGGTCGCCAACGCCGACCGCTCGGTATTCCAGTCGGGCGGCATGGGGCAGGCGAAGCTGGGCGTGTACAACCTGACGACCGGCGAGCGCATCACGATGGTCGATCTCGCCGCGGTGGCCGAAGCGGGCGACGACGCCGTTCACTTCGCCAACGACGTGGCGGTTTCCGATGACGGCACCGCCTACGTCACCGACACGCGGCTGAACGCGTTGTATCGGGTGACGGCCGACTACGAGGCGTCGCTCTTCCACCGGTTCGACGATGGCGGCGCCGGCCCGAACGGCATCGTCCACCATCCTGGGGGCTATCTGCTGGTGGCGCGCGGCGCGACGCTCTGGAAGGTGCCGCTTGCCGATCCGGCGGCGTCGTCCGAAGTGACGCTGCCTCAGGAAGTGCCCGGTCAGGACGGAATGGTCTGGAGCGCGGGGCGGCTGGCGATAGTCAGCAACTCGGCGAACCAGGTGGTGGCGCTCACGAGCGACGACGACTGGGCGACGGCGAGCGTCGCGGGAGTCGCACCGTTCGAGACACAGGGGACGACGGCGGCCGTCGTCGGTGACGACGTGTATGTCGTCCACCCGCACTTCGCCGACGAGGATCCGCCGAGCATCACGCGGGTCACGTTCGAGTAG
- a CDS encoding DUF1552 domain-containing protein: protein MIITRKTLSRRTVLRGLGATLALPLLDAMTPPLAGLVGHAATPVRRLGWVYIPNGMSMGAWTPPTDGPLDLSPTLSPLAPYRDRMVVLSGLAQGQAEALGDGNGEHTRATATWLNGVHPRETEGADVRAGMTADQIAAEQLGRETPLPSLELAIDRDFLVGNCENGYSCIYMNTIAWRTPTTPLPMENNPRVVFERLFGEGGSTAERRVQFRKDRSILDAIADDLHRLEREVGAGDRARVTQYLDAVRAIERRIQLSERSDAELPSLDRPVGIPESYTEHVGLMFDLAALAWQADITRVFTFMLGRELNGRAYPEVGIPESHHGLSHHRNDPEKLAQLAKINTFHVTLFRDFLETLAATPDGDGTLLDQSLVLYGAALSDSNKHLHYDLPLLLAGGSGGQLQGGRHLRYPRDTPMTNLLVSQLDKAGIRLDDGLGDSTGRLTELARLSGV, encoded by the coding sequence ATGATCATCACCAGGAAGACGTTGTCGCGTCGGACCGTGCTGCGTGGACTGGGGGCCACGCTTGCGTTGCCGCTGCTCGACGCCATGACGCCGCCGCTCGCCGGCCTTGTCGGTCACGCCGCGACGCCGGTCCGCCGCCTCGGATGGGTCTACATCCCGAACGGCATGTCGATGGGGGCCTGGACGCCGCCGACCGACGGGCCGCTGGATCTGTCACCAACGCTCAGTCCGCTCGCCCCCTACCGTGATCGCATGGTCGTGCTGAGCGGTCTGGCGCAGGGGCAGGCGGAAGCGTTGGGTGACGGCAACGGCGAGCACACGCGCGCTACCGCCACCTGGCTGAACGGTGTCCATCCCAGGGAGACCGAAGGGGCGGACGTCCGCGCCGGCATGACGGCGGACCAGATAGCCGCGGAGCAGCTCGGCCGCGAGACGCCGCTGCCGTCGCTCGAGCTGGCGATCGATCGCGACTTCCTGGTGGGTAACTGCGAGAACGGCTACTCCTGCATCTATATGAACACCATCGCGTGGCGGACGCCGACAACGCCGCTTCCGATGGAGAACAATCCGCGCGTCGTCTTCGAACGGCTGTTCGGCGAGGGAGGATCGACGGCCGAGCGTCGCGTGCAGTTCCGGAAGGACCGGAGCATTCTCGACGCGATTGCGGATGACCTGCATCGGCTCGAGCGGGAGGTGGGTGCGGGCGACCGGGCGCGCGTCACGCAGTATCTGGACGCGGTCCGCGCGATCGAGCGGCGCATTCAGCTCTCGGAGCGCAGCGACGCGGAGTTGCCCTCGCTGGATCGCCCCGTCGGCATTCCGGAGTCGTACACCGAGCACGTCGGGCTGATGTTCGACCTCGCCGCGCTGGCCTGGCAGGCGGACATCACGCGTGTTTTCACGTTCATGCTGGGACGCGAGTTGAACGGGCGCGCCTATCCGGAGGTCGGGATCCCGGAATCGCACCACGGCCTGTCGCACCACCGGAACGATCCGGAGAAGCTGGCGCAGCTTGCAAAGATCAATACGTTCCATGTCACGCTGTTCCGCGACTTCCTCGAGACGCTTGCGGCGACCCCGGACGGAGACGGGACGTTGCTCGATCAGTCGCTCGTGCTCTACGGCGCCGCACTGAGCGACAGCAACAAGCATCTGCACTACGACCTCCCGCTGCTGCTGGCGGGCGGGAGCGGCGGACAGCTCCAGGGGGGACGGCACCTCCGCTATCCGCGCGACACGCCGATGACCAACCTGCTGGTGAGCCAGCTCGACAAGGCGGGTATCCGCCTGGATGACGGCCTGGGCGACAGCACGGGCCGGTTGACGGAGCTGGCCCGCCTGAGCGGCGTCTAG
- a CDS encoding type II toxin-antitoxin system VapC family toxin, with translation MTDFLLDTCAVIWTAHKDPLREPGASQLQDAYRRGARLFVSPITAWEIGMLVAKGKIALALDPDLWFQRFCELPSVTLAAMPTSVLVSSTRLPGTPPPDPADRILIATARTFGHVLATRDARILEYGSQGHVRVIEC, from the coding sequence GTGACCGACTTCCTGCTCGATACGTGCGCCGTCATCTGGACGGCCCACAAGGACCCGTTGCGCGAACCGGGCGCGAGCCAATTGCAGGACGCGTACCGGCGCGGGGCACGCTTGTTCGTCTCCCCCATCACCGCATGGGAAATCGGGATGCTCGTGGCGAAGGGGAAGATCGCGCTTGCGCTCGATCCCGACCTCTGGTTCCAGCGCTTCTGCGAGTTGCCCTCCGTGACGCTGGCAGCGATGCCGACGTCCGTGTTGGTCTCATCGACCAGGCTGCCGGGAACGCCGCCTCCCGATCCCGCGGACCGCATCCTCATCGCGACCGCCCGCACCTTCGGGCACGTGCTAGCCACGCGTGACGCCAGGATTCTGGAGTATGGCTCTCAAGGTCATGTGCGGGTTATTGAGTGCTGA
- a CDS encoding PQQ-binding-like beta-propeller repeat protein yields the protein MTTLVSRSWRSSTYSVARPSTAPRDSACAPDRPGATRGDTTATTEAHNAARTHARCGRRPLPMPAVYYSGAHAGRIRGSGQSPPARTPGRECTMTRQPFVLRCASALFLTLMLAALGPGGNSATAQTGDGFVPVTDAMLQDPAPGDWLMWRRTLDGWGYSPLDQINRDNVGELRMVWARGLAQGAQQGTPLAYGGTLFMPNPNDIIQAIDAVTGDLLWEYIRVIPDDINEYVGGLISVNRNVAIHGNRIIHTANDGYVLALDASTGQLVWETEIFDYTENPVRHSSGPIVANGKVISGRSCRPRFGPEACAIIAHDAETGEELWRRPLIPAPGEPGDESWGGVPYEDRAHVGSWMVPSFDPELNLIYVGTSVTSPAPKFLQGGADLKHLYHNSTLALDADTGEIEWYYQHLNDSWDLDHPFERILVDTTVAPDAGAVDWINPRIQPGEVRRVLTGIPGKTGIVYTLDRETGEFLWATGTTTQNVISDIDGTTGQVTENAELVFSALGQEMFTCPTWNGGKDWEAGAYSPLTNMMYMPLRNACARMLATDAPGTSHYALAVRNQIAPGTDQVGTVFAISAETGETAWVHEQRAATMSLVATGGGLVFGGDNNGRFHAFDQESGEVLWEINLGSAVTGFPISYAVDGRQYIAVGTGTASTASLFGRLTPEIRPSTTNNLFVFALP from the coding sequence ATGACGACGTTGGTCAGCCGTTCATGGAGGTCGTCGACGTACTCGGTCGCCCGTCCCAGCACGGCGCCCAGAGACTCGGCCTGCGCGCCCGACAGGCCCGGGGCCACCAGAGGCGACACAACGGCGACGACCGAGGCGCACAACGCCGCGCGAACGCACGCCCGATGCGGACGCCGCCCGTTGCCCATGCCGGCAGTCTACTACTCCGGCGCACATGCGGGTAGAATCCGGGGATCCGGCCAATCGCCCCCGGCGCGGACCCCGGGAAGGGAGTGCACCATGACCCGACAGCCCTTCGTTCTACGATGCGCGTCAGCCCTCTTCCTCACGCTGATGCTGGCCGCCCTCGGGCCGGGCGGCAACTCCGCCACCGCGCAGACGGGCGACGGATTTGTTCCGGTAACCGACGCGATGCTGCAGGATCCGGCTCCCGGCGACTGGCTCATGTGGCGCCGAACCCTCGACGGGTGGGGCTACAGCCCGCTGGATCAGATCAACCGGGACAACGTCGGCGAGCTGCGGATGGTATGGGCCCGCGGCCTTGCCCAGGGGGCCCAGCAAGGCACGCCGCTTGCCTATGGCGGCACGCTGTTCATGCCGAACCCCAACGACATCATCCAGGCGATAGACGCAGTGACCGGCGATCTCCTGTGGGAGTACATCCGGGTGATTCCCGACGACATCAACGAGTACGTCGGCGGCCTGATCAGCGTGAACCGGAACGTGGCGATCCACGGCAACCGGATCATCCACACCGCCAACGACGGATACGTCCTGGCCCTCGACGCGTCTACCGGTCAACTCGTCTGGGAAACGGAGATCTTCGACTACACCGAGAACCCGGTGCGGCACTCCTCGGGTCCGATCGTCGCCAACGGCAAGGTGATCTCGGGACGTAGCTGCCGTCCGCGGTTCGGGCCGGAGGCGTGCGCCATCATCGCGCATGACGCCGAGACCGGCGAGGAGCTATGGCGCCGTCCCCTCATCCCGGCGCCGGGCGAGCCGGGCGATGAGAGCTGGGGAGGTGTTCCCTACGAGGACCGGGCCCACGTCGGCTCGTGGATGGTCCCGAGTTTCGACCCGGAGCTGAATCTGATCTATGTCGGCACCTCGGTCACGTCGCCCGCACCGAAGTTCCTTCAGGGCGGCGCCGACCTGAAGCACCTGTACCACAACTCCACGCTTGCGCTCGACGCCGACACCGGCGAGATCGAGTGGTACTACCAGCACCTCAATGACAGTTGGGACCTCGACCATCCGTTCGAGCGGATCCTGGTCGACACGACCGTGGCGCCGGACGCCGGTGCGGTGGATTGGATCAACCCGCGCATCCAGCCGGGCGAAGTGCGCAGGGTGCTGACCGGCATCCCGGGCAAGACCGGCATCGTCTACACGCTCGACCGCGAAACGGGCGAGTTCCTCTGGGCCACCGGCACCACGACGCAGAACGTCATCAGCGACATCGACGGGACGACCGGCCAGGTTACCGAGAACGCGGAGCTGGTCTTCAGCGCGCTCGGCCAGGAGATGTTCACCTGCCCCACCTGGAACGGCGGGAAGGACTGGGAGGCGGGGGCCTATTCGCCGCTGACCAACATGATGTACATGCCGCTCCGCAACGCCTGCGCGAGGATGCTCGCGACCGACGCGCCCGGCACGTCGCACTATGCCCTGGCCGTGCGCAACCAGATCGCGCCGGGCACCGATCAGGTGGGCACGGTCTTCGCCATCTCCGCCGAGACGGGGGAAACCGCGTGGGTGCACGAGCAGCGTGCGGCGACGATGTCGCTCGTCGCCACCGGCGGCGGCCTGGTCTTCGGGGGCGATAACAACGGCCGCTTCCACGCGTTCGATCAGGAATCCGGCGAGGTGCTCTGGGAGATCAACCTGGGCTCCGCGGTGACCGGCTTTCCGATCAGCTACGCGGTAGACGGCCGGCAGTACATCGCGGTCGGCACCGGCACTGCGAGCACCGCGTCCCTGTTCGGCCGGCTGACACCGGAAATCCGTCCGAGCACCACCAACAACCTGTTCGTGTTCGCGCTGCCTTGA